A genomic segment from Rosettibacter firmus encodes:
- a CDS encoding M23 family metallopeptidase has protein sequence MKFLNLDKLKRIFFVITPNLPDSSTKTYKFSIFRSILYISIYTLISWMILIFILSITPLKDFLFVLDNQELIAQRKKINELQEKVKLLTGELESISSTNEKIKYSLRLATRDSSDTSKAIYDTLKKKITKKINLGGNILLAFKELFSKLKNENYELVDSIVFIAPAIGILTKGFDPKIGHLGVDYGLKIGTPIYASAGGLVIFADYTIDYGYTIIIQHDSDYITMYKHCSILLKRPQDFVRQGELIALSGNSGRKSTGPHLHFELWHKGKPLNPERIIIK, from the coding sequence ATGAAATTTTTAAACTTAGATAAGCTAAAAAGGATATTTTTTGTAATAACACCAAACCTGCCAGATTCAAGTACAAAAACTTATAAGTTCAGTATATTTAGAAGTATTTTGTATATATCGATTTATACTTTGATTTCATGGATGATATTAATCTTTATACTTTCTATTACACCATTAAAAGATTTCCTTTTTGTTCTTGATAATCAGGAATTAATTGCTCAACGAAAAAAAATAAATGAACTTCAGGAAAAAGTTAAACTACTCACAGGTGAATTAGAAAGTATCTCTTCTACAAATGAAAAGATAAAATATTCATTAAGACTTGCAACAAGAGATTCTTCTGACACATCAAAAGCAATTTACGATACATTAAAGAAGAAAATCACAAAAAAGATTAATTTAGGTGGAAATATTTTACTTGCATTTAAGGAATTGTTTAGTAAATTAAAAAATGAAAATTACGAATTGGTTGATTCCATAGTATTCATAGCACCTGCAATAGGTATTTTAACAAAGGGCTTTGATCCTAAAATTGGCCATTTAGGTGTAGATTATGGACTTAAAATTGGTACGCCAATTTATGCTTCTGCAGGTGGTCTGGTTATTTTTGCAGATTATACTATAGATTATGGATACACAATTATAATTCAGCATGACTCTGATTACATTACAATGTATAAACATTGCTCAATCCTACTTAAAAGGCCACAAGATTTTGTTAGACAGGGCGAATTAATTGCTCTTAGTGGAAACTCTGGAAGGAAGAGTACAGGTCCACATCTTCACTTCGAATTATGGCATAAAGGAAAACCTTTAAATCCGGAAAGGATAATTATAAAGTAA
- a CDS encoding bactofilin family protein encodes MASKKDLHEEEISIISSGVKIEGNLTSEGNVRIDGIVVGNLSINGNLTIGDTSEIYGEIKARNITTNGKVEGKIYASEKLKLEPKSIIKGDLITKTLIIEEGAIFEGHSSMNGTQPLNQKGND; translated from the coding sequence ATGGCTTCTAAAAAAGATTTACATGAAGAAGAAATAAGTATTATTAGTAGTGGAGTTAAAATTGAAGGCAATCTAACAAGTGAAGGAAATGTAAGAATTGATGGTATTGTTGTTGGAAATTTATCGATTAATGGTAATTTAACAATTGGTGATACATCTGAAATTTATGGAGAAATTAAAGCTCGAAATATTACAACAAATGGTAAAGTTGAAGGAAAAATTTATGCTTCAGAAAAATTAAAATTAGAACCTAAATCTATAATTAAAGGTGATTTAATTACGAAAACATTAATAATCGAAGAAGGGGCAATTTTTGAAGGTCATAGTTCGATGAATGGAACACAACCTTTAAATCAGAAAGGAAATGATTAA
- a CDS encoding AtpZ/AtpI family protein, protein MINFEKYPNKIAETYRNLGPYLGLGTQLAATIILMFFIGRWLDNIFNTSPILMLIFSFLGCFAAVYNFIKTVLKLNKK, encoded by the coding sequence ATGATTAATTTTGAAAAATATCCCAATAAAATTGCAGAAACTTATAGAAACCTTGGTCCTTATTTAGGATTAGGCACTCAATTAGCTGCTACAATAATATTAATGTTTTTTATTGGAAGATGGCTTGATAATATTTTTAATACCAGTCCAATTCTAATGTTAATATTTTCTTTTTTAGGTTGCTTTGCGGCAGTATATAATTTTATTAAGACAGTTCTAAAATTAAATAAAAAATAG
- the atpB gene encoding F0F1 ATP synthase subunit A, which translates to MLSDSTTVVDTLQTSHTGSQDTGWIMHHILDSKELDLTPFGIIHLPEIHLFGFDISITKHVVFMWIAALILIITFIKVSNSYKKSLVPKGITNLVEVLIIFVRDEIAKPTIGSGYDKFLPYLLTVFFFILTCNFLGLLPYAATSTSNIAVTATLAGISFLVIQIGGIMKNGLIGYFKGLIPHGIPWWLTPIMFLVEILGLFTKPFALAIRLFANMTAGHIVILALLGLIFILRTYFVVPVSIAFALFIYLLEVLVALIQAYIFTMLSSLFIGMAYHQEH; encoded by the coding sequence ATGTTATCCGATAGCACAACTGTAGTTGATACTTTGCAAACCTCGCATACTGGTAGCCAGGATACTGGCTGGATAATGCATCATATTCTTGATTCAAAAGAATTAGATTTAACACCATTTGGTATAATTCATCTTCCGGAAATTCATTTATTTGGGTTTGATATTTCAATTACCAAGCACGTTGTTTTTATGTGGATTGCTGCTCTAATTTTGATAATTACTTTTATCAAAGTATCAAACTCTTATAAAAAATCTTTGGTCCCAAAGGGAATTACAAATTTGGTAGAAGTATTAATCATTTTCGTGCGAGACGAAATTGCTAAACCTACAATAGGTTCAGGTTACGATAAATTCTTACCATATTTACTAACAGTTTTCTTTTTCATTTTAACCTGCAACTTTTTAGGATTATTACCTTATGCAGCTACATCCACAAGTAATATTGCAGTAACTGCAACACTGGCAGGGATATCATTTTTAGTAATCCAGATTGGCGGTATAATGAAAAATGGATTGATAGGTTACTTCAAAGGTTTAATTCCACATGGAATACCATGGTGGCTTACCCCCATTATGTTTTTGGTTGAAATACTTGGTTTGTTTACTAAACCATTTGCTCTGGCTATCCGTCTTTTTGCTAATATGACTGCAGGTCATATTGTGATTTTAGCATTATTAGGTTTGATTTTTATTTTAAGAACTTATTTTGTAGTTCCTGTTTCAATAGCATTTGCTTTGTTTATTTATTTACTCGAAGTTTTAGTAGCTTTAATTCAAGCATATATATTTACAATGCTATCTTCTTTGTTTATTGGGATGGCATATCATCAAGAACATTAA
- the atpE gene encoding ATP synthase F0 subunit C, which yields MEFVYLAAGIGAALTVIGGAFGIGKLASAAMEASGRQPEAAGEIRTSMIIAAALIEGISLFALVICILLALK from the coding sequence ATGGAATTTGTTTATTTAGCAGCTGGTATTGGTGCAGCACTTACTGTTATTGGCGGTGCATTTGGAATTGGTAAATTAGCTAGTGCAGCTATGGAAGCAAGTGGCCGTCAACCAGAAGCTGCAGGAGAAATTAGAACCTCAATGATTATAGCTGCTGCTTTAATTGAAGGTATTTCTTTGTTCGCTCTGGTTATTTGTATTCTTTTAGCATTGAAATAA
- the atpF gene encoding F0F1 ATP synthase subunit B: MNFGNLLFVILLSSGESSGSPLDVNPGLILWTIVTVFFLILILSKLAWKPILKSLNERENLIRESLEKAENARKEAERLIAENKANLQKAEAEAQKIIDQGREYAEKLKSQILEESKNQAKKMIADAQKEIERKNAEAFQKLKEQIADIAISASEKILRENLDKEKQLKIVSRYLEDLSKN; the protein is encoded by the coding sequence ATGAATTTCGGCAATTTGCTTTTTGTTATTTTACTTAGTAGTGGTGAATCATCAGGGAGTCCACTTGATGTTAATCCTGGATTGATATTATGGACTATAGTTACTGTGTTTTTTCTGATACTGATTCTATCGAAATTGGCATGGAAACCAATATTAAAATCCCTTAATGAAAGAGAAAATTTAATTAGAGAATCACTTGAAAAAGCTGAAAATGCTAGAAAAGAAGCAGAAAGATTAATTGCAGAAAATAAAGCTAATCTTCAAAAAGCAGAAGCAGAAGCACAGAAAATTATTGATCAGGGAAGAGAATATGCAGAAAAATTAAAATCGCAAATTCTCGAAGAAAGTAAAAATCAGGCTAAGAAAATGATTGCAGATGCTCAGAAAGAAATAGAAAGAAAAAATGCCGAAGCATTCCAGAAATTAAAAGAGCAAATTGCTGATATTGCAATTAGTGCTTCCGAAAAAATATTGAGAGAAAATCTTGATAAAGAAAAGCAATTGAAAATAGTTTCAAGATATTTAGAAGATCTTTCTAAAAATTAA
- the atpH gene encoding ATP synthase F1 subunit delta — protein MSVFRISYRYANSLFQLAEEKNILDTLAEDAELIYSTLYNSKELRSLLKNPVLKTDKKKEILFAVFNNISSAMKDFLNFIVDKNREDILMEIMNEFLNLIDNKKGILRAEVVSSVELDDNLKNEIISKLEKRENKKVVAKFSVNPDIVGGYIIKFRDTIIDASLIHQLERLRIKFSEDISITNN, from the coding sequence ATGAGTGTTTTTAGAATATCATATCGTTACGCTAATTCATTATTTCAACTTGCTGAAGAAAAAAATATTTTAGATACTTTGGCTGAAGATGCAGAGTTGATTTATTCAACATTGTATAATTCGAAAGAATTACGTTCTTTACTCAAAAATCCTGTTCTTAAAACCGATAAGAAAAAAGAAATTTTATTTGCTGTATTTAATAATATTAGTTCTGCAATGAAGGACTTTTTAAACTTCATTGTTGATAAGAACAGAGAAGATATATTGATGGAAATTATGAATGAATTCTTGAACCTTATCGATAATAAAAAAGGAATTTTAAGAGCAGAAGTTGTTTCTTCAGTTGAATTAGATGATAATCTAAAAAATGAAATAATTTCTAAATTAGAAAAAAGAGAAAATAAAAAAGTTGTTGCTAAATTTAGTGTCAATCCAGATATAGTAGGTGGTTATATTATAAAATTTCGCGATACAATAATTGATGCTTCCCTTATTCATCAATTAGAAAGATTAAGAATAAAGTTTTCTGAAGATATAAGTATTACGAACAATTAG
- the atpA gene encoding F0F1 ATP synthase subunit alpha has translation MKKMIEIRPDEVSAILRKQLAGFDNEVDVYDVGTVLQVGDGIARVYGLTKVMASELVEFPNGVMGMVLNLEEDNVGCVLFGESTLIKEGDIVKRTKRVASFPVGEGLLGRVVDPLGQPLDGKGNIQFEKYSPIERKALGVIQRQPVKEPLQTGITAIDAMIPIGRGQRELIIGDRQTGKTAIAIDTIINQKYTHTEEAKKYGIKPVYCIYVAIGQKNSTVAQVVAKLEEYGAMEYTTVISAPASSPAPLQYIAPYAGATLGEYFRDNGKHALVVYDDLSKQAAAYRELSLLLRRPPGREAYPGDVFYLHSRLLERASKLSDEEGGGSLTALPIIETQQGDVSAYIPTNVISITDGQIYLEPNLFNAGVRPAINVGISVSRVGGNAQIKAMKKVAGSLKLDLAQYRELEAFAKFGSDLDKATQRTLAKGARLVELLKQGQYSPIPVEKQIVSVFIGTNDYLETIDIKDVKRFEKEFHEYVELKYPEIYENIRSTKELRDDTIQLLKKAASEFLEKFKKS, from the coding sequence ATGAAAAAAATGATAGAAATTAGACCTGACGAAGTTTCTGCAATATTAAGAAAACAGCTTGCTGGTTTTGATAACGAAGTGGATGTTTATGATGTTGGTACAGTATTACAGGTTGGTGATGGAATTGCTCGTGTATATGGTTTAACGAAAGTAATGGCTAGCGAGCTTGTAGAGTTTCCTAATGGTGTAATGGGAATGGTTCTTAACCTGGAAGAAGATAACGTAGGTTGCGTGTTGTTTGGTGAAAGTACTTTGATTAAAGAAGGTGATATTGTAAAAAGAACAAAACGAGTTGCATCTTTCCCTGTAGGAGAAGGATTGCTGGGAAGAGTTGTAGATCCACTCGGTCAACCGCTGGATGGAAAAGGGAATATACAATTTGAAAAGTACTCTCCTATTGAAAGAAAAGCACTTGGTGTTATTCAACGTCAACCTGTTAAAGAACCACTGCAAACTGGTATTACAGCAATTGATGCAATGATTCCTATAGGAAGAGGACAGAGAGAATTAATAATTGGAGATAGACAAACAGGTAAGACTGCAATTGCAATAGATACAATTATTAATCAAAAATATACACATACAGAAGAAGCTAAAAAATATGGAATTAAACCTGTATATTGTATTTATGTTGCAATAGGCCAAAAGAATTCAACAGTTGCTCAGGTTGTTGCTAAGCTCGAAGAATATGGAGCCATGGAATATACAACAGTTATCTCTGCTCCTGCTTCTTCCCCAGCTCCACTTCAATACATTGCACCTTATGCTGGAGCAACATTAGGTGAATATTTTAGAGATAATGGAAAACATGCTCTTGTAGTTTATGATGATTTATCAAAGCAGGCAGCTGCATATCGCGAATTATCATTACTTTTGAGAAGACCACCAGGAAGAGAGGCATATCCTGGCGATGTTTTCTATTTGCACTCACGCTTGCTGGAACGTGCATCAAAATTGAGTGACGAAGAAGGCGGCGGAAGTTTAACTGCACTTCCTATTATAGAAACACAGCAGGGAGATGTTTCAGCTTATATTCCAACAAATGTTATTTCTATTACAGATGGTCAAATTTATCTTGAACCGAACTTATTTAATGCAGGCGTTCGTCCCGCTATTAATGTTGGTATATCTGTTTCTCGTGTAGGAGGCAATGCACAAATTAAAGCAATGAAGAAAGTTGCTGGTTCATTAAAATTAGATTTAGCTCAATACCGAGAACTTGAAGCTTTTGCCAAATTTGGTTCTGATCTTGATAAAGCAACTCAAAGAACTCTTGCCAAAGGAGCTCGACTTGTTGAATTGTTAAAACAGGGACAGTATTCACCAATTCCTGTTGAGAAACAAATTGTTAGTGTTTTTATTGGTACAAATGATTATCTCGAAACAATTGATATTAAAGATGTTAAGAGATTTGAAAAAGAATTTCATGAATATGTTGAATTAAAATATCCTGAAATTTATGAAAATATAAGATCGACAAAAGAATTACGTGATGATACAATTCAACTTCTTAAAAAAGCTGCTAGTGAATTTTTAGAAAAGTTTAAGAAAAGTTAA
- the atpG gene encoding ATP synthase F1 subunit gamma, with product MATLRDIKRRIVGVKSTQKITKAMKMVAAARLRRAQDNIINARPYSRKIAEVLSHLLNVEKNINNPLIKEREINNVIIVVVTSDRGLCGSFNVNVIRQVEELIQKDYKELYDNGKIFLYCVGKKGYDYFSRKKYIITGTHQGIFSHLKFEFASGIVKELMHKFLNGKVDKVLLVYNEFRSIIQQKTVVEQFLPIKSFAKEDYDERIVPEFIYEPNKTEIINFLLPKHLNAQMWKVLLESYAAELGARMTAMDMATENAKELIRILQLNYNKVRQATITKEIIEIVTGANALKES from the coding sequence ATGGCAACCTTAAGAGATATTAAAAGAAGAATCGTTGGTGTTAAAAGCACTCAGAAAATTACTAAAGCCATGAAAATGGTGGCTGCAGCAAGATTGCGTCGTGCACAGGATAATATTATAAATGCAAGACCCTATTCTCGAAAAATTGCCGAAGTTTTATCTCATTTGCTAAATGTTGAAAAGAATATTAATAACCCTTTAATTAAAGAACGAGAGATTAATAATGTAATAATTGTTGTTGTTACGTCAGATAGAGGTCTATGTGGTAGTTTTAATGTAAATGTTATAAGACAGGTAGAAGAATTAATTCAAAAAGACTATAAAGAATTATATGATAATGGAAAAATTTTTCTTTATTGTGTTGGTAAGAAAGGTTATGACTACTTCTCAAGAAAAAAATATATTATAACTGGAACCCACCAGGGAATCTTCTCCCACTTAAAATTTGAATTCGCTTCCGGTATAGTCAAAGAGTTAATGCATAAATTTTTAAATGGAAAAGTTGATAAAGTTTTGCTGGTTTACAATGAATTTCGTTCAATTATACAACAGAAAACTGTAGTAGAGCAATTTTTACCAATTAAATCTTTTGCTAAAGAAGATTATGATGAAAGAATAGTGCCTGAATTTATATATGAACCTAATAAAACTGAGATTATTAATTTTCTATTACCAAAACATCTGAATGCTCAAATGTGGAAAGTTTTACTTGAATCTTATGCTGCTGAACTTGGTGCTAGAATGACTGCAATGGATATGGCAACAGAAAATGCAAAAGAACTTATTCGCATACTACAGTTAAATTATAATAAAGTAAGACAGGCTACCATTACCAAAGAAATAATTGAAATTGTAACCGGAGCGAATGCACTGAAAGAAAGCTAA
- the ffh gene encoding signal recognition particle protein, giving the protein MLEDLTEKLERTLKKITGQGKLTEENISDTLREIRRVLLDADVNYKVAKQFIEDVKAKALGKEVLLSVTPGQLITKIIYDELTKLLGGSGAELKLNPSGITVIMLIGLQGCGKTTFSAKLAKYLKERKRNVLLVAADVYRPAAINQLKVLGSQINVPVFSIDDSTDPIKIACESLNYAKINKLDTIIIDTAGRLHVDDEMMEEAAAIKAKVNPTETLFVVDSMTGQDAVNSAKAFHEKVDFDGIVVTKLDGDAKGGCVLSIKAVVDRPIKFISVGEKLDSIEIFYPDRLASRILGKGDIVTLVEKAQQQVDEKEAEELEKKLLANKFDFEDFLKQIKMIKKMGSLKSLLSLIPGVGSALKNADIDDKQLVKVEAIIQSMTKEERRNPKILNGSRRKRIARGSGNSIQDVNRLIKQFNQMQQMIKMLNSKSGKAGIMNLKNFKMN; this is encoded by the coding sequence ATGCTTGAAGATTTAACAGAGAAATTAGAAAGAACTCTAAAAAAAATTACAGGTCAGGGTAAACTAACCGAAGAAAATATTTCTGATACCCTGCGAGAGATAAGGCGTGTTCTTTTAGATGCTGACGTTAATTATAAAGTAGCTAAACAATTTATTGAAGATGTAAAAGCTAAAGCTCTGGGAAAAGAAGTATTACTTTCTGTAACTCCTGGACAGCTTATAACTAAAATAATTTATGATGAATTAACAAAGCTACTTGGCGGAAGTGGTGCTGAACTTAAACTAAATCCTTCTGGCATAACAGTAATAATGTTAATCGGATTACAGGGATGTGGAAAAACAACTTTCAGTGCTAAATTAGCCAAGTACTTAAAAGAGCGAAAAAGAAATGTTCTTTTAGTAGCTGCAGATGTTTATCGGCCTGCTGCAATTAATCAATTGAAAGTTTTAGGTTCTCAAATAAACGTACCTGTTTTTTCAATTGATGATAGCACAGATCCGATAAAGATAGCCTGCGAATCACTGAACTATGCTAAAATAAATAAACTTGATACAATAATTATTGATACTGCTGGAAGACTTCATGTTGATGACGAAATGATGGAAGAAGCCGCTGCAATTAAAGCAAAAGTGAACCCAACGGAAACATTATTTGTTGTTGATTCAATGACAGGGCAGGATGCTGTTAACTCGGCTAAAGCATTTCATGAAAAAGTAGATTTCGATGGTATCGTTGTTACAAAACTCGATGGTGATGCAAAAGGTGGATGTGTACTTTCAATTAAAGCAGTAGTTGACAGACCGATTAAATTTATAAGCGTTGGTGAAAAACTTGATTCGATTGAAATTTTTTATCCTGATAGATTGGCTTCCAGAATTCTGGGTAAAGGTGATATTGTTACATTGGTTGAAAAAGCTCAACAGCAGGTAGATGAAAAAGAAGCAGAAGAACTGGAAAAAAAATTATTAGCCAATAAATTTGACTTTGAAGATTTCTTAAAGCAGATTAAAATGATAAAAAAAATGGGTTCTTTAAAATCACTTTTATCTTTAATACCGGGTGTGGGTTCTGCTCTTAAAAATGCAGATATAGACGACAAACAATTGGTAAAAGTAGAAGCCATAATTCAATCTATGACAAAAGAAGAAAGAAGAAATCCTAAAATATTAAATGGTAGCAGGAGAAAAAGAATTGCTCGAGGTAGCGGGAATTCAATTCAGGATGTAAATAGATTAATAAAACAATTTAATCAAATGCAACAAATGATAAAAATGTTAAATTCAAAATCGGGTAAAGCTGGAATAATGAATCTGAAAAATTTTAAAATGAATTAA
- the rpsP gene encoding 30S ribosomal protein S16: MAVKLRLKRMGKKKQPVYKVVAADARSPRDGKFIEAIGLYNPKTEPATIEIKEDRALYWLGVGAQPTQTVRSLLSQKGILLKRDLMKRGLSEEQIAIRMEEWKKLKEAQIAEKLKKAEKTKSKKQSEKAEDKSTEENSAAEV; the protein is encoded by the coding sequence TTGGCAGTTAAGTTAAGACTGAAAAGAATGGGAAAGAAAAAACAGCCTGTATACAAAGTAGTAGCTGCAGATGCTCGTTCGCCAAGAGATGGTAAGTTTATTGAAGCAATTGGATTATATAATCCTAAAACAGAACCAGCTACTATCGAAATAAAAGAAGATAGAGCATTATACTGGTTAGGTGTTGGAGCTCAACCAACACAAACCGTAAGAAGTTTACTTTCTCAAAAAGGAATTTTATTGAAAAGAGATTTAATGAAACGCGGACTTTCTGAAGAACAGATAGCTATTAGAATGGAAGAATGGAAAAAGTTAAAAGAAGCACAAATTGCTGAAAAATTAAAGAAAGCAGAAAAAACAAAGTCAAAAAAACAATCTGAAAAAGCAGAAGATAAGTCAACAGAAGAAAACAGTGCAGCGGAAGTATAG
- a CDS encoding KH domain-containing protein, with the protein MKEFIEFIAKHLVDNPGNVSIEEAKPDEKTIELTLKVGAEDVGKVIGKQGKTAQAMRTLLTAIAAKEGKRAILKILD; encoded by the coding sequence ATGAAGGAATTTATTGAATTTATTGCAAAACACCTTGTTGATAATCCGGGGAATGTTTCAATTGAGGAAGCAAAACCCGATGAAAAAACAATCGAACTTACACTTAAAGTAGGTGCGGAAGATGTTGGTAAAGTTATTGGAAAACAAGGTAAAACAGCTCAAGCAATGAGAACTCTTCTTACTGCTATTGCAGCTAAAGAAGGGAAAAGAGCTATACTAAAAATTCTGGATTGA
- the rimM gene encoding ribosome maturation factor RimM (Essential for efficient processing of 16S rRNA): protein MKDLILIAVVRSVFNNEGFVLVDSYSDFNDRFFNLKTVYIEFFGNSKEFIVEKADIIDNNVVLKIKGFDNYEDAALLINKNIYVDIENAVKLDNDTYFIHDLIDSEVYRNGKLLGYLKDVIVLKSNDVYVIKDLEGREILIPAVKDYIKSFDPKEKRLELVEDCDLLYDED, encoded by the coding sequence GTGAAAGATTTAATATTAATTGCTGTTGTAAGATCAGTCTTTAATAATGAAGGATTTGTTTTAGTAGATTCGTATAGTGATTTCAATGACAGGTTTTTTAATTTGAAAACTGTCTATATAGAGTTTTTTGGAAACTCAAAAGAATTTATTGTTGAAAAAGCAGATATAATCGATAATAATGTTGTGCTCAAAATAAAAGGTTTTGATAATTACGAAGATGCTGCACTGTTGATAAATAAAAATATTTATGTTGATATTGAAAATGCTGTTAAATTAGATAACGATACCTATTTTATACATGATTTGATTGATAGCGAAGTTTATAGAAATGGTAAGTTACTTGGTTATTTAAAAGATGTTATTGTTCTTAAATCAAATGATGTTTATGTGATCAAAGATTTAGAAGGTAGAGAAATTTTAATACCTGCAGTAAAAGATTACATAAAGAGTTTTGATCCTAAAGAAAAAAGATTAGAATTAGTAGAAGATTGCGATTTGCTTTATGATGAGGATTGA
- the trmD gene encoding tRNA (guanosine(37)-N1)-methyltransferase TrmD, which produces MMRIDVISAVPDFFNSPLNTSIIKRAQDKKKVEIYVHNLRDYAYDKHKQIDDKPFGGGPGMLLKPEPFFECIEKLLNERKYDHIIFLTPGGKFYDQEMAKRYSLAQNIMILAGHYKGIDDRVRQKFATDEISIGNYILTGGEIPALVIIDSVVRLIPGVLNDSESALNDSLIDGNYIEAPYFTRPAEYKGLKVPEVLLSGHQKKIKEWKEEQSKILTEKWKKINNLE; this is translated from the coding sequence ATGATGAGGATTGATGTTATATCTGCTGTGCCAGATTTTTTTAATAGTCCTTTAAATACTAGTATAATTAAACGAGCACAGGATAAGAAGAAAGTTGAAATTTATGTGCATAATTTAAGAGATTATGCTTATGATAAACATAAACAAATAGATGATAAACCTTTTGGTGGTGGACCGGGAATGTTATTAAAACCCGAACCGTTCTTTGAATGTATTGAAAAACTTTTGAATGAACGTAAGTATGACCATATAATTTTTCTTACACCTGGTGGTAAGTTTTATGACCAGGAAATGGCTAAAAGATATTCTCTTGCTCAGAATATAATGATTCTAGCAGGACATTATAAAGGTATTGATGATAGAGTTCGGCAAAAATTTGCAACTGATGAAATATCAATTGGAAATTATATATTAACAGGAGGAGAAATTCCTGCTCTGGTGATTATTGACTCTGTTGTTAGATTAATACCTGGAGTTCTTAACGATAGTGAATCTGCTTTAAATGATTCTTTAATTGATGGAAATTATATTGAAGCACCATATTTTACTCGTCCTGCTGAATATAAAGGTTTAAAAGTACCTGAAGTTTTGCTTTCAGGTCATCAAAAAAAAATTAAAGAATGGAAAGAAGAACAATCAAAAATTTTAACAGAAAAATGGAAGAAGATAAATAATCTGGAGTAA
- the rplS gene encoding 50S ribosomal protein L19, producing MDKIKEITESQLRTDLPSFKPGDHIRVHVRVIEGDKERIQPFEGDVINIRGTGLSKTFTVRKISSGVGVERIFPYHSPKIAKIEVLREGKVRRAKLFYLRKLSGKAAKIKDKNQT from the coding sequence ATGGATAAAATCAAAGAAATAACAGAATCTCAACTACGAACCGACTTACCTTCATTTAAACCTGGAGATCATATTCGTGTACATGTTAGAGTTATTGAAGGGGATAAAGAAAGAATTCAACCTTTTGAAGGTGATGTTATAAACATCAGAGGTACTGGTTTAAGCAAAACTTTTACAGTCAGAAAAATATCCAGTGGTGTTGGTGTTGAAAGAATTTTCCCTTATCATTCCCCTAAGATTGCTAAAATAGAAGTATTACGAGAAGGTAAAGTTCGAAGAGCAAAATTGTTTTATTTGCGTAAGCTTTCTGGAAAAGCTGCTAAGATTAAAGATAAAAACCAAACATAA
- a CDS encoding YqaA family protein yields MKILRKLYDWVLHWANTPYGPTALFVLSFAEASFFPIPPDALLIALVLGSQKKAFKFAFICTVASVTGALAGYGIGHFLWWTIDHQFSPVADFFFSNVPGFTHKLFYDVKKLYDEWNFWIIFTAGFTPIPYKVFTVTGGAFEINILMFVIASIISRAGRFFIVAALIWKYGEQIKTFIDKYFNWLAFAFTALLIGGFAVIKYLI; encoded by the coding sequence ATGAAAATATTAAGAAAATTATATGATTGGGTCCTGCACTGGGCTAATACACCATATGGACCTACAGCATTGTTTGTACTTTCTTTTGCAGAAGCCTCTTTTTTCCCTATACCACCTGATGCATTATTAATTGCACTTGTTCTTGGTTCACAAAAAAAAGCTTTTAAATTTGCATTCATATGTACAGTAGCATCAGTTACAGGTGCACTTGCTGGTTATGGAATAGGTCATTTTTTGTGGTGGACAATTGATCATCAATTTTCTCCTGTAGCAGATTTTTTCTTTTCAAATGTTCCAGGTTTTACTCATAAATTATTTTATGATGTAAAGAAGCTTTATGATGAATGGAATTTCTGGATAATATTTACCGCAGGTTTTACTCCTATTCCATACAAAGTTTTTACAGTAACCGGAGGTGCATTCGAAATAAATATATTAATGTTTGTAATAGCTTCAATTATTAGTCGAGCCGGGAGATTTTTTATTGTAGCTGCTTTAATATGGAAATATGGAGAACAAATTAAAACCTTCATAGATAAATACTTTAACTGGCTTGCTTTTGCTTTTACAGCATTATTAATTGGTGGATTTGCTGTAATAAAATATTTAATCTAA